A region from the Sandaracinus amylolyticus genome encodes:
- a CDS encoding ATP-binding protein — protein sequence MSAKKKGKKPASAAPYRGGPAAPAESAPSDRGLVDDLIRQFADRFAFFRELVQNSIDAGATSIHVQLAWEPAPEGELGTMRVSVRDDGAGMTREILENDLTVLFKSTKESRDDAIGKFGIGFVSVLAVEPEVVIVDTSTGDGTRWSLHLHGDQTYDLFRADTGAGRGTTVTLVVPLPDPEEAAFVERSEAALKRWCRHTRVPIRFVALGADGGDPRRDVRIDEPMTVDAVVSVHARSRDGLTTVVAGLPRAGDRYGAFFNQGLLLHETRDHELGEVIFKVSDARLEHTLSRDDVRRDEHYARAVELVATTIRGPLLDELAEQLANASEAFARGGRDAGARIVEILDAFVRSELPAPRRALVLPAITTGRDRKVARMHELSSAFVSHEGRTPLAEALAAAGHVVVDLSFAPDDAARERVTSLLARVGGDAPPRDRACWSLIVPIEPTDADVALLASVSERLDHVVRRPSEILLAEVHGAASEHLAFATSPRATPWLARANDHQADPFRLLMRPPLVLRADHPIVHAARARAEDAPVLASALLARAILVARGALTPSVDASLTERALRDALGDAR from the coding sequence GTGAGCGCGAAGAAGAAGGGCAAGAAGCCGGCGAGCGCGGCGCCCTATCGCGGTGGGCCCGCCGCGCCGGCGGAGAGCGCCCCGAGTGATCGCGGCCTCGTCGACGATCTGATCCGGCAGTTCGCGGACAGGTTCGCGTTCTTCCGGGAGCTCGTGCAGAACTCGATCGACGCCGGCGCGACGTCGATCCACGTGCAGCTCGCGTGGGAGCCGGCGCCCGAGGGCGAGCTCGGCACGATGCGCGTGTCGGTGCGCGACGACGGCGCCGGGATGACGCGCGAGATCCTCGAGAACGATCTCACCGTCCTCTTCAAGTCGACCAAGGAGTCGCGCGACGACGCGATCGGCAAGTTCGGCATCGGCTTCGTGTCGGTGCTCGCGGTCGAGCCCGAGGTCGTGATCGTCGACACGTCGACCGGCGACGGCACGCGCTGGTCGCTGCACCTGCACGGCGATCAGACCTACGACCTCTTCCGCGCGGACACGGGCGCGGGGCGCGGAACGACGGTGACGCTGGTCGTTCCGCTGCCGGACCCCGAAGAGGCCGCGTTCGTCGAGCGATCGGAGGCCGCGCTGAAGCGCTGGTGCCGCCACACGCGCGTGCCGATCCGCTTCGTCGCGCTGGGCGCGGACGGCGGCGATCCGCGCCGCGACGTGCGCATCGACGAGCCGATGACGGTCGACGCGGTCGTCTCGGTGCACGCACGGAGCCGCGACGGACTGACCACCGTCGTCGCGGGGCTGCCGCGCGCCGGCGATCGTTACGGCGCGTTCTTCAACCAGGGCCTCCTGCTGCACGAGACGCGCGATCACGAGCTCGGCGAGGTGATCTTCAAGGTCTCCGACGCACGCCTCGAGCACACGCTGAGCCGCGACGACGTGCGCCGCGACGAGCACTACGCGCGCGCCGTCGAGCTCGTCGCGACCACGATCCGCGGGCCCCTGCTCGACGAGCTCGCCGAGCAGCTCGCGAACGCATCGGAGGCGTTCGCGCGAGGCGGCCGCGACGCGGGAGCGCGCATCGTGGAGATCCTCGACGCGTTCGTGCGCTCCGAGCTCCCGGCGCCGCGGCGTGCGCTCGTGCTGCCCGCGATCACGACGGGGCGCGATCGCAAGGTCGCGCGCATGCACGAGCTCTCGAGCGCGTTCGTGTCGCACGAAGGGCGCACCCCGCTCGCCGAGGCGCTCGCCGCGGCGGGGCACGTCGTCGTCGATCTCTCGTTCGCGCCCGACGACGCAGCACGCGAGCGCGTGACGTCGCTCCTCGCGCGCGTCGGCGGGGACGCGCCTCCGCGCGATCGCGCGTGCTGGTCGTTGATCGTCCCGATCGAGCCGACGGACGCGGACGTCGCGCTGCTCGCGAGCGTGTCCGAGCGGCTCGATCACGTGGTGCGCCGCCCGAGCGAGATCCTGCTCGCCGAGGTGCACGGCGCGGCATCGGAGCACCTCGCGTTCGCGACGAGCCCGCGCGCGACGCCGTGGCTCGCGCGGGCGAACGATCACCAGGCCGATCCGTTCCGCCTCCTGATGCGGCCGCCGCTGGTGCTCCGCGCCGATCACCCGATCGTGCATGCCGCGCGTGCGCGCGCCGAGGACGCGCCAGTCCTCGCGTCGGCGCTGCTGGCGCGCGCGATCCTCGTGGCGCGCGGCGCGCTCACGCCCTCGGTCGACGCCTCGCTCACCGAGCGCGCGCTGCGCGACGCGCTGGGAGACGCACGATGA
- a CDS encoding ferritin-like domain-containing protein, with translation MSPLALVWLRRIALGLPLVAGPLLVSACETGTPSSCEGFEPMPRDRTFAIDDAVRASLEDDGGVTFAACAAVCARLEADGGTLPGERVSQCDVVDGESGASITCTIELICRGRPPAGLVAARSEAASEIATYLARAAHLERASVPAFLDLARELTLQGAPSAFVAEARRSARDEARHARSMDLLAARAGAMVPPVERVAVEPRSLREIAIDNAVHGCVGEAHAALVAWSQARAARDVEVRRAHAEIARDEARHALFSISLDAWARERSTTRDRRAIDEARRAALDALVRDAETEPSRATRDALGMLDAERAVDVARTLVS, from the coding sequence ATGTCTCCGCTCGCGCTCGTGTGGTTGCGCCGCATCGCGCTCGGTCTGCCGCTCGTCGCGGGCCCGCTCCTGGTGAGCGCATGTGAGACCGGAACGCCGAGCTCGTGCGAGGGCTTCGAGCCCATGCCGCGCGACCGAACGTTCGCGATCGACGACGCGGTGCGTGCGTCGCTCGAGGACGACGGCGGCGTCACGTTCGCGGCGTGCGCGGCGGTCTGTGCTCGGCTCGAGGCCGACGGCGGGACTCTTCCGGGCGAGCGGGTCTCGCAGTGCGACGTCGTCGACGGAGAGAGCGGCGCGAGCATCACGTGCACGATCGAGCTCATCTGTCGCGGTCGGCCGCCCGCCGGGCTGGTCGCGGCGCGATCCGAGGCCGCGAGCGAGATCGCGACGTACCTCGCGCGCGCGGCGCACCTCGAGCGCGCGTCGGTCCCGGCGTTCCTCGACCTCGCGCGCGAGCTCACGCTGCAGGGCGCGCCCAGCGCGTTCGTCGCGGAGGCGCGACGCTCGGCGCGCGACGAGGCGCGTCATGCGCGCTCGATGGACCTGCTCGCGGCGCGCGCCGGCGCGATGGTCCCGCCGGTCGAGCGCGTCGCGGTGGAGCCGCGCTCGCTGCGCGAGATCGCGATCGACAACGCCGTGCACGGCTGCGTCGGCGAGGCGCACGCCGCGCTGGTCGCGTGGTCGCAGGCGCGCGCCGCGCGCGACGTCGAGGTGCGCAGGGCGCACGCCGAGATCGCGCGCGACGAGGCGCGCCACGCGCTCTTCTCGATCTCGCTCGACGCGTGGGCGCGCGAGCGATCCACGACGCGCGATCGACGCGCGATCGACGAGGCGCGACGCGCGGCGCTCGACGCGCTGGTGCGCGACGCCGAGACCGAGCCGTCGCGCGCGACGCGCGACGCGCTAGGGATGCTGGACGCGGAGCGCGCGGTCGACGTCGCGCGCACGCTGGTGAGCTGA